In Alteromonas sp. RKMC-009, the genomic stretch CTGTTCGGAACATGTCATCACAATACGTATATTCCATGCACAGGGTTGGCAAAATTGTGCCACCCAACCGTCATATTTTAAAAGATATCTCTCTGAGCTTTTTCCCTGGCGCCAAAATCGGCGTACTGGGTCTCAACGGTGCGGGTAAATCTACCCTGCTCCGCATCATGGCCGGCGTGGACACCGAAATAGAAGGTGAAGCCCGCCCGCAACCGGGTATCAACATTGGTTACCTGCCACAGGAACCTAAACTGGACGAGTCCAAAGACGTTCGCGGCAACATCGAAGAAGCGGTTGCTGACGTAAAACACGCCCTTACCCGTCTTGATGAAGTGTATGCCGCCTACGCCGAAGCAGACGCCGATTTTGATGCGCTGGCAAAGGAACAGGGTGAACTGGAAGCGATTATTCAGGCGAAGGATGGTCATAACCTGGACAACGCCCTGGAACGTGCTGCGGATGCCCTGCGTCTGCCGCCATGGGACGCCGATGTTTCCAAACTGTCCGGTGGTGAACGCCGCCGTGTAGCACTATGCCGCCTGCTGCTTGAGAAGCCGGATATGCTGCTGCTTGACGAACCGACTAACCACTTAGACGCAGAATCTGTTGCCTGGCTGGAACGCTTCCTTCACGACTATGAAGGTACCGTAGTAGCCATTACCCACGACCGTTATTTCCTTGATAACGTTGCCGGCTGGATCCTGGAACTCGACCGTGGCCACGGTATTCCGTGGGAAGGTAACTATTCTTCCTGGCTGGAACAGAAAGAAGCCCGTCTTGCCCAGGAAGAACGCACTGAAAATGCCCGCGTGAAATCTATGAAGCAGGAACTGGAGTGGGTGCGCTCGAACCCGAAAGGCCGTCACGCCAAATCTAAAGCACGTATGGCCCGCTTTGAAGAAATGTCCACGTCTGATTACCAGAAGCGTAACGAAACCAATGAGCTGTTCATTCCACCGGGTGAGCGCCTGGGCGATAAAGTCATTGAAGTAAAACACCTTAAAAAAGCTTACGGTGACCGTGTACTTATCGATGATATGGACTTCGTGGTACCGAAAGGCGCTATCGTCGGTATTATCGGTCCTAACGGTGCCGGTAAATCTACCCTGTTCAAAATGATTTCAGGGCAGGAGCAGCCGGACGAAGGTGAAGTGGTTATTGGTGATACCGTTCATCTGGCCAGTGTGGAGCAGTTCCGTGACCACATGAATGACAAGAATACCGTGTGGAAAGAAATCTCTGACGATTCTGACATTATCCGCATCGGTAA encodes the following:
- the ettA gene encoding energy-dependent translational throttle protein EttA: MSSQYVYSMHRVGKIVPPNRHILKDISLSFFPGAKIGVLGLNGAGKSTLLRIMAGVDTEIEGEARPQPGINIGYLPQEPKLDESKDVRGNIEEAVADVKHALTRLDEVYAAYAEADADFDALAKEQGELEAIIQAKDGHNLDNALERAADALRLPPWDADVSKLSGGERRRVALCRLLLEKPDMLLLDEPTNHLDAESVAWLERFLHDYEGTVVAITHDRYFLDNVAGWILELDRGHGIPWEGNYSSWLEQKEARLAQEERTENARVKSMKQELEWVRSNPKGRHAKSKARMARFEEMSTSDYQKRNETNELFIPPGERLGDKVIEVKHLKKAYGDRVLIDDMDFVVPKGAIVGIIGPNGAGKSTLFKMISGQEQPDEGEVVIGDTVHLASVEQFRDHMNDKNTVWKEISDDSDIIRIGNFEINSRAYCSRFNFRGSDQQKFIGDLSGGERNRVHLAKLLKAGGNVLLLDEPTNDLDVETLRALENALLEFPGCAMVISHDRWFLDRVATHIIDYRDEGKVNFFEGNYTDYETWLKENFGQDVVEPHRLKYKRMAKK